A single region of the Leisingera thetidis genome encodes:
- a CDS encoding alpha-D-ribose 1-methylphosphonate 5-phosphate C-P-lyase PhnJ, with protein sequence MSDYNFAYLDEQTKRMIRRAILKGLAVPGYQVPFASREMPMPYGWGTGGVQVSAATLTPDDTLKVIDQGADDTTNAVSIRKFFEKTAGVATTEETEKASIIQTRHRIPEAELSEDQILVYQVPIPEPLRFLEPRETETRKMHALQEYGLMHVKLYEDISQHGAIATAYAYPVKVEGRYVMDPSPIPKFDNPKMEMAAIQLFGAGREQRIYAVPPYTRVVSLDFEDYPFEASKADHPCDLCAAEDSYLDEVILDDAGNRMFVCSDTDYCRSRREAGHSGRLGEEAA encoded by the coding sequence ATGAGCGACTACAATTTTGCCTATCTGGATGAGCAGACCAAGCGGATGATCCGCCGGGCGATCCTCAAGGGGCTCGCTGTGCCGGGCTATCAGGTGCCCTTTGCCAGCCGGGAGATGCCGATGCCTTATGGCTGGGGCACCGGTGGCGTGCAGGTCTCGGCGGCAACGCTGACGCCGGACGACACGCTGAAAGTGATAGACCAAGGCGCCGATGACACCACCAACGCGGTCTCGATCCGCAAGTTCTTTGAAAAAACAGCGGGCGTTGCAACCACTGAAGAAACAGAGAAGGCCAGCATCATCCAGACCCGCCACCGTATCCCCGAGGCGGAACTGAGCGAAGATCAGATTCTGGTCTATCAGGTGCCGATCCCGGAGCCGCTGCGCTTTCTGGAGCCGCGGGAAACCGAGACCCGCAAGATGCACGCCCTTCAGGAATACGGGCTGATGCACGTGAAACTTTACGAGGACATCAGCCAGCACGGTGCAATTGCCACGGCCTACGCCTATCCGGTGAAGGTGGAGGGGCGCTATGTCATGGACCCGTCGCCTATCCCGAAATTCGACAACCCCAAGATGGAGATGGCGGCAATCCAGCTGTTCGGCGCAGGCCGGGAGCAGCGCATTTACGCCGTTCCCCCTTACACGCGGGTCGTTTCGCTGGACTTCGAGGATTACCCGTTTGAAGCCTCCAAGGCCGATCACCCCTGCGATCTGTGCGCGGCAGAGGACAGCTATCTGGACGAGGTGATCCTGGATGATGCAGGCAACCGGATGTTTGTCTGCTCGGATACCGATTACTGCCGGTCACGGCGCGAGGCAGGCCACAGCGGCCGCCTGGGTGAGGAGGCCGCGTGA
- a CDS encoding carbon-phosphorus lyase complex subunit PhnI — protein sequence MYVAVKGGEQAIDNAHAWLAEERRGDTAVAELSLPQIREQLSLAVNRVMAEGSLYDPDLAALAIKQARGDLIEAIFLIRAYRTTLPRFGYTQPVDTGAMACDRRISATFKDAPGGQVLGPTFDYTHRLLDFKLAAEGEAAEAPIAEPHREPTPHITEFLQGEDIIEREPSSDAVPGDLTREPMAFPAGRAVRLQSLTRGDEGFILGMAYSTQRGYARNHAFVGELRIGSVPVEMEIPELGFAIGIGEVELTECETVNQFKGSKTVPPKFTRGYGLVFGQSERKSIAMALVDRALRWEELGEDNVGAAAQDEEFVLSHADNIQATGFLEHIKLPHYVDFQSELELVRKLRREAAELAENLAAQEAAE from the coding sequence ATGTATGTTGCTGTAAAGGGCGGCGAGCAGGCGATTGACAACGCCCATGCCTGGCTGGCCGAAGAGCGTCGCGGCGACACAGCCGTGGCGGAACTGAGCCTGCCGCAGATCCGCGAGCAGCTGAGCCTGGCGGTAAACCGGGTGATGGCGGAAGGGTCTCTGTATGATCCGGACCTTGCGGCGCTGGCGATCAAACAGGCGCGCGGCGACCTGATCGAGGCGATCTTTCTGATCCGCGCCTATCGCACCACCCTGCCGCGCTTTGGCTACACGCAGCCGGTGGACACCGGCGCGATGGCCTGCGACCGCAGGATCTCCGCCACTTTCAAGGACGCTCCGGGCGGGCAGGTGCTGGGGCCGACGTTCGACTACACCCACCGGCTGCTGGATTTCAAACTGGCAGCGGAGGGTGAGGCGGCGGAAGCGCCGATTGCCGAGCCGCACCGGGAACCCACACCGCATATCACCGAGTTCCTCCAAGGCGAGGACATCATCGAGCGCGAGCCGTCCTCGGACGCGGTGCCGGGCGATCTCACTCGCGAACCGATGGCCTTTCCGGCGGGCCGGGCGGTGCGGCTGCAGTCGCTGACCCGGGGGGATGAGGGGTTCATCCTTGGCATGGCCTATTCGACCCAGCGCGGCTATGCGCGCAACCACGCCTTTGTCGGCGAGCTGCGCATCGGCAGCGTGCCAGTCGAGATGGAGATCCCGGAGCTGGGCTTTGCCATCGGGATCGGCGAGGTGGAGCTGACCGAATGCGAGACGGTGAACCAGTTCAAGGGCTCCAAGACGGTGCCGCCGAAGTTCACCCGCGGCTATGGTCTGGTGTTCGGCCAGTCGGAACGCAAGTCGATCGCCATGGCACTGGTTGACCGCGCTTTGCGCTGGGAAGAACTGGGCGAGGACAACGTCGGAGCCGCCGCGCAGGATGAGGAGTTTGTCCTGAGCCATGCCGACAACATTCAGGCCACCGGCTTCCTGGAGCATATCAAGCTGCCGCATTACGTCGATTTCCAGTCCGAGCTGGAGCTGGTCCGCAAACTGCGCCGCGAGGCGGCGGAACTGGCGGAGAACCTTGCAGCACAGGAGGCTGCGGAATGA
- the phnH gene encoding phosphonate C-P lyase system protein PhnH: MGAHLQNAAYAGGFSNPPVASAHAFRAAMNAMARPGRIEEITGAEPPAGISVAAGSLLLTLCDPETGVYLAPDADSEALRGWLAFHTGAPVVAAEEADFALGGWAALMPLSRFRTGTPEYPDRSATLIVEMPEFGTLNAALSGPGIRDTARMQLPELAAFQNNADLYPLGVDFFFTAGTQATALPRSTQITAEA; this comes from the coding sequence ATGGGCGCACATCTGCAGAACGCCGCCTATGCCGGCGGTTTCAGCAATCCTCCGGTAGCCTCGGCACATGCCTTCCGCGCAGCGATGAATGCGATGGCGCGCCCCGGGCGGATTGAGGAAATCACCGGTGCCGAGCCGCCGGCGGGCATCTCGGTGGCGGCCGGCAGCCTGCTGCTGACGCTGTGCGATCCGGAAACCGGTGTCTATCTGGCCCCGGATGCGGACAGCGAAGCCTTGCGCGGCTGGCTGGCCTTCCATACCGGCGCACCGGTTGTGGCGGCGGAAGAGGCGGATTTCGCTCTGGGCGGCTGGGCCGCGCTGATGCCTCTGAGCCGCTTCCGCACCGGCACGCCGGAATATCCGGACCGTTCCGCAACGCTGATTGTCGAAATGCCGGAATTCGGGACGCTGAACGCGGCGCTGAGCGGTCCGGGCATCCGGGACACAGCCCGGATGCAGCTGCCGGAACTGGCCGCGTTCCAGAACAATGCGGATCTTTACCCCTTGGGTGTGGATTTCTTCTTTACCGCGGGAACACAGGCGACTGCGTTGCCGCGTTCAACCCAAATCACAGCGGAGGCCTGA
- the phnG gene encoding phosphonate C-P lyase system protein PhnG, whose protein sequence is MNTTFSAEDRKRWMSLLATADETRLTELWQGFGADPACDWLRAPETGGVMVRGRMGGSGAPFNLGEMTVTRCTVSLEDGTVGHGYVQGRSKAKAGIAARIDALMQTGAAAEVRAGVLAPLAAEQQARKDTRAAKAAATKVEFFTMVRGED, encoded by the coding sequence ATGAACACGACTTTTTCCGCAGAGGACCGCAAGCGCTGGATGAGCCTGCTGGCCACTGCCGACGAGACCCGGCTGACAGAACTGTGGCAGGGCTTCGGGGCAGATCCCGCCTGTGACTGGCTGCGCGCGCCGGAGACGGGCGGCGTCATGGTGCGGGGCCGCATGGGCGGCAGCGGCGCACCCTTCAACCTGGGGGAGATGACCGTTACCCGCTGCACCGTGTCACTGGAGGACGGCACCGTCGGGCACGGGTATGTGCAGGGCCGCAGCAAGGCCAAGGCCGGGATCGCGGCCCGGATCGATGCGCTGATGCAGACCGGCGCAGCGGCAGAAGTACGCGCAGGGGTGCTGGCGCCGCTGGCCGCAGAGCAGCAGGCCCGCAAAGACACCCGGGCGGCCAAGGCGGCAGCGACCAAGGTCGAATTCTTTACCATGGTACGGGGAGAGGATTGA
- the phnF gene encoding phosphonate metabolism transcriptional regulator PhnF, whose amino-acid sequence MARTPVWKSIAIALTDDIAQGRYGTGGKLPPEAQLSARFGVNRHTVRRALADMAEQGLVHARRGAGVFVAAKPADYPIGKRVRFHQNLARAGHTPAKKVLMLETRAAGAHEAEALALTPGDPVHVYDGLSFSDGQPIALAQAVFPAALLPGLCEALAEDSSITNALRHCGVEDYTRLETRITAKLATATQALHLRIAEGAPVLRTTSVSVDTNGTPVEFGRTWFAGDRVTLTVGGDE is encoded by the coding sequence ATGGCCCGCACCCCCGTCTGGAAATCCATTGCCATCGCACTGACCGACGACATTGCCCAGGGCCGCTACGGGACCGGCGGCAAGTTGCCGCCCGAGGCGCAGCTGTCCGCGCGCTTTGGCGTCAACCGCCACACGGTCCGCCGGGCGCTGGCTGATATGGCGGAACAGGGGCTGGTGCATGCGCGCCGCGGTGCAGGCGTGTTCGTGGCGGCCAAGCCTGCGGACTACCCGATCGGCAAACGGGTGCGGTTCCACCAGAACCTTGCCCGCGCGGGGCATACCCCCGCCAAGAAGGTCCTGATGCTGGAAACCCGCGCCGCCGGGGCGCACGAGGCGGAGGCCCTGGCGCTCACCCCCGGCGATCCCGTGCATGTCTATGACGGGCTGTCATTTTCCGATGGCCAGCCAATCGCGCTGGCCCAGGCCGTGTTCCCCGCCGCGCTGCTGCCGGGGCTGTGCGAGGCGCTGGCGGAGGACAGCTCGATCACCAATGCCCTGCGGCACTGCGGCGTGGAGGATTACACCCGGCTGGAAACCCGCATCACGGCCAAGCTCGCCACGGCCACCCAGGCGCTGCATCTGCGGATTGCCGAAGGCGCTCCGGTCCTGCGCACCACGTCGGTCAGCGTCGACACCAACGGCACCCCGGTAGAGTTCGGCCGCACTTGGTTTGCGGGCGACAGGGTTACCCTGACGGTCGGCGGTGACGAATGA
- a CDS encoding substrate-binding domain-containing protein, translating into MKHLILGAVASIALATAALAEEMKMAVTTSFHNSGLAEILLPEIKKDLGLDVQLLVVGTGQAIRLGEAGDVDAILVHSKTAEEKFLAGGNGTHRREIMYNDFVFIGPKADEAGVTDAADAAGALQKIAEAEAAFVSRGDDSGTHKKELGLWKAAELDPGAFGEWYRAVGAGMGAALNTASGMNAYIMSDRASWLNFGNKGDLALLFAGDPVLFNQYAYIPVNPEKHGHVKHDLAVQLEDWLVSDKARELINGYQINGETLFVFNAE; encoded by the coding sequence ATGAAACACCTGATACTGGGTGCGGTCGCATCCATCGCCTTGGCCACCGCCGCGCTGGCGGAAGAGATGAAGATGGCGGTGACCACGTCCTTCCACAATTCCGGGCTGGCAGAGATCCTGCTGCCGGAGATCAAGAAGGATCTGGGGCTGGATGTGCAGCTGCTGGTCGTCGGCACCGGTCAGGCGATCCGGCTGGGCGAGGCCGGGGACGTTGATGCGATCCTGGTGCACTCCAAGACGGCCGAGGAGAAGTTCCTGGCCGGCGGCAACGGCACCCATCGCCGCGAAATCATGTATAATGATTTCGTGTTCATCGGCCCCAAGGCGGATGAGGCCGGTGTGACGGATGCTGCGGATGCCGCCGGGGCGCTGCAAAAGATTGCAGAAGCCGAAGCAGCCTTTGTCAGCCGCGGCGATGACAGCGGCACCCACAAGAAAGAGCTGGGTCTGTGGAAGGCGGCGGAGCTGGACCCTGGGGCGTTCGGCGAATGGTACCGCGCGGTCGGCGCGGGCATGGGGGCCGCGCTCAACACCGCGTCGGGCATGAATGCCTACATCATGTCGGACCGTGCCAGCTGGCTGAACTTCGGCAACAAGGGTGATCTGGCGCTGCTGTTCGCCGGCGACCCGGTGCTGTTCAACCAGTATGCCTATATTCCGGTGAACCCGGAGAAGCACGGCCACGTGAAGCATGACCTTGCGGTGCAGCTGGAAGACTGGCTGGTGTCGGACAAGGCCAGGGAGCTGATCAACGGGTATCAGATCAACGGTGAGACGCTGTTTGTCTTCAACGCTGAATAA
- a CDS encoding ATP-binding cassette domain-containing protein, with amino-acid sequence MQMFPLLAQGAQVRRRGKVLVGPVDLTLDGQGTSIVIGPNGAGKTTLLKMLHGIVRMNGGSLAWACPLEEAQRRQAFVFQTPVMMRRTVIENIAYPLRLTGVGRKEARTRAADWAKRVGLGGILERQATMLSGGERQKLALARALVREPEVLFLDEPCAALDGRATREIEEILAHASGSGTRLIMSTHNMGQARRLADEVIFVLKGRIHEFSPAGDFFAGPQTPQGRAFLNGDIVE; translated from the coding sequence ATGCAGATGTTCCCGCTGCTGGCCCAGGGCGCCCAGGTGCGGCGCCGCGGCAAGGTTCTGGTTGGGCCGGTGGATCTGACGCTGGACGGGCAGGGAACGTCCATCGTCATCGGCCCCAATGGCGCGGGCAAGACGACGCTGCTCAAGATGCTGCATGGTATCGTGCGGATGAATGGCGGCAGCCTCGCCTGGGCCTGCCCGCTGGAAGAGGCGCAGAGGCGGCAGGCCTTTGTGTTCCAGACCCCGGTGATGATGCGCCGCACGGTGATCGAGAACATCGCCTATCCGCTGAGGCTGACGGGAGTTGGCCGCAAGGAGGCGCGCACGCGCGCGGCGGACTGGGCCAAACGCGTGGGGCTGGGCGGAATCCTGGAGCGTCAGGCCACGATGCTGTCGGGCGGCGAGCGGCAGAAACTGGCGCTCGCCCGTGCCCTGGTGCGCGAGCCGGAGGTCTTGTTCCTCGATGAGCCTTGCGCCGCGCTCGACGGCCGGGCCACCCGCGAGATCGAGGAAATCCTGGCTCATGCCTCTGGCAGCGGCACGCGGCTGATCATGTCCACCCACAATATGGGCCAGGCGCGGCGGCTGGCGGACGAGGTTATCTTTGTCCTCAAAGGCCGCATTCACGAATTCAGCCCGGCGGGGGATTTCTTTGCCGGGCCTCAAACGCCCCAGGGGCGCGCATTTCTGAACGGAGATATTGTCGAATGA
- a CDS encoding ABC transporter permease encodes MNDLWAGLCQAFWLLATLDADLVEITLRSLRVTLTALAIACAIALPLAAFLAVRRFRLRRATIAVLNALMGLPPVVVGLVVYVFLSRAGPFGVFGLLFTPTAMIIAQVVIVVPLVASVAHQSLRELWSDYHDLLISMNATQLQRIQALLWDGRRALLTAALAGFGRAIGEVGAIMVVGGNIDHATRVLTTAIALETGKGEFAMALGLGFVLIALAIAVNLAIHWLGRTESEGRW; translated from the coding sequence ATGAATGATCTGTGGGCAGGACTGTGCCAGGCCTTTTGGCTGCTGGCGACGCTGGACGCGGATCTGGTGGAGATCACCCTGCGTTCGCTGCGGGTGACGCTGACCGCGCTGGCCATCGCCTGTGCCATCGCGCTGCCGCTGGCGGCCTTCCTGGCGGTGCGCCGGTTCCGGCTGCGCCGCGCCACGATAGCGGTGCTCAATGCGCTGATGGGGCTGCCGCCGGTGGTGGTGGGGCTGGTGGTCTATGTGTTCCTGTCCCGCGCCGGGCCGTTTGGCGTGTTTGGCCTGCTGTTCACCCCCACGGCGATGATCATCGCGCAGGTGGTCATCGTGGTGCCGTTGGTGGCCTCGGTCGCGCATCAGTCATTGCGGGAGTTGTGGAGCGATTACCATGACCTGCTGATCTCGATGAACGCGACCCAGCTGCAGCGCATCCAGGCGCTGCTCTGGGACGGGCGGCGGGCGCTGCTGACGGCAGCGCTGGCGGGGTTTGGCCGCGCGATTGGCGAGGTTGGCGCGATCATGGTGGTGGGCGGCAATATCGACCACGCGACGCGGGTGCTGACCACGGCCATTGCGCTGGAGACCGGCAAGGGCGAGTTTGCCATGGCGCTGGGGCTGGGCTTTGTGCTGATCGCGCTGGCGATTGCGGTCAATCTGGCGATCCATTGGCTGGGCCGCACCGAAAGCGAGGGGCGCTGGTGA
- the nadA gene encoding quinolinate synthase NadA — MFDLQSMRDQLAAHYDLAPNPALAEQMADVYARMDRVVNPIEWATHAPYVAAILELKKQRNAVILAHNYMTPEIYHGISDVVGDSLQLAIEATRVEADVIVQCGVHFMAETSKILSPEKTVLIPDMEAGCSLAESITAEGVAEMRRRYPGAPVVTYVNTTAEVKAASDICCTSSNAAQIVAAMEEDTIIMTPDQYLAQNIAQLVPEKNIVWWEGSCIVHEQYTAKDLRDFREWNPGTRLIAHPECPPDVVAEADFSGSTSGIVKYVTDEKPEKALLITECSMASNIADQLPEVEFVGPCNMCPYMKKITLEKILWSLHTMTEPVEVDPEVAEKARVAVQRMIDLSQKLGI; from the coding sequence ATGTTCGACCTGCAATCCATGCGGGATCAGCTCGCCGCCCACTATGACCTGGCCCCCAATCCGGCCCTGGCCGAACAGATGGCTGATGTCTATGCCCGCATGGACCGCGTGGTGAACCCCATCGAATGGGCCACCCATGCGCCTTATGTTGCGGCCATCCTGGAGCTGAAAAAACAGCGCAACGCGGTGATTCTGGCGCATAACTACATGACGCCCGAAATCTATCACGGTATCTCGGACGTGGTCGGCGACAGCCTGCAGCTGGCGATCGAAGCCACCCGGGTCGAGGCCGACGTGATCGTCCAGTGCGGCGTGCATTTCATGGCCGAAACCTCCAAGATCCTGAGCCCGGAAAAGACCGTGCTGATTCCGGACATGGAGGCAGGCTGCTCGCTGGCGGAAAGCATCACCGCCGAGGGTGTTGCGGAAATGCGCCGCCGCTACCCGGGCGCGCCGGTGGTCACCTATGTGAACACCACGGCTGAGGTGAAAGCCGCGTCGGACATCTGCTGCACGTCCTCCAACGCCGCGCAGATCGTCGCAGCGATGGAAGAAGACACCATCATCATGACGCCGGACCAGTACCTGGCCCAGAACATTGCCCAGCTGGTTCCGGAAAAGAACATTGTCTGGTGGGAAGGCTCCTGCATCGTGCATGAGCAATACACCGCCAAGGACCTGCGCGATTTCCGCGAATGGAACCCCGGCACCCGGCTGATCGCCCATCCGGAATGCCCGCCCGATGTGGTGGCCGAGGCCGACTTTTCCGGCTCGACCAGCGGCATCGTCAAATACGTGACCGACGAAAAGCCGGAAAAGGCGCTGCTGATCACCGAATGCTCGATGGCCTCGAACATCGCCGATCAGCTGCCCGAGGTGGAATTCGTCGGCCCCTGCAACATGTGCCCCTACATGAAGAAGATCACCCTGGAGAAAATCCTGTGGTCGCTGCACACCATGACCGAACCGGTCGAGGTGGACCCCGAGGTGGCCGAAAAGGCCCGTGTTGCGGTGCAGCGGATGATCGATCTTTCGCAAAAACTGGGCATCTGA
- a CDS encoding L-aspartate oxidase — protein MIGTGRIVIAGAGLGALYAALELAPRPVLVISPETLGEGASSAWAQGGVAAAMASHDTPEAHAADTLQAGAGTVDPEVAAMVTRVAREHIIDLTELGTPFDRDADGNYVMSREAAHSAARVVRVKGDQAGDRIMQTLIAAVRAAPSVQVLENTQAVRLETDGSTVTGIWITRADAPSGPVLIKAPGVLLAGGGSGGLYAHTTNPPRIRGQVIGFAARAGARIADPEFVQFHPTAFDIGEDPAPLATEALRGDGAVLINAAGERFMLAEHPDAELAPRDIVARAIFAETQGGRRPMLDTRAALGAEVLTRFPTVAETCARAGIDPVRDPIPVAVAAHYHMGGVEADMQGRTSLARLWVCGEASSTGLHGANRLASNGLLEALVYARNAAQDMASLDSPAAAEEVHPGFPAGGQDLGTAALKDLRDTMTAHAGVRRTAKGLKQALTAIARLEAAQAADENFANMCATATLIAAAALQREESRGGHFRDDFPEADPAQARRTRITLDQALAIRAKVQEELT, from the coding sequence GTGATCGGTACCGGCCGTATCGTCATTGCCGGCGCAGGACTTGGCGCGCTTTATGCCGCGCTTGAGCTGGCACCGCGGCCGGTTCTGGTGATCTCCCCCGAAACCCTAGGCGAAGGCGCAAGCTCGGCCTGGGCGCAGGGCGGCGTTGCCGCGGCCATGGCCAGCCATGACACGCCGGAGGCCCATGCTGCCGACACTCTGCAGGCAGGTGCCGGCACCGTCGATCCTGAGGTCGCCGCGATGGTGACCCGGGTGGCGCGCGAGCACATCATCGACCTCACCGAGCTTGGCACGCCTTTCGACCGCGATGCGGACGGCAACTATGTGATGAGCCGCGAGGCCGCCCATTCCGCCGCCCGCGTGGTGCGGGTGAAGGGCGACCAGGCCGGCGACCGGATCATGCAGACGCTGATTGCCGCCGTCCGGGCGGCACCGTCCGTGCAAGTGCTGGAAAATACTCAAGCGGTCCGGCTGGAAACCGACGGCAGCACCGTCACCGGCATCTGGATCACCCGCGCCGATGCGCCTTCGGGCCCGGTGCTGATCAAGGCCCCCGGCGTGCTGCTGGCGGGCGGCGGTTCCGGCGGGCTTTATGCCCATACCACCAACCCGCCCCGCATCCGCGGCCAGGTGATCGGCTTTGCCGCCCGCGCCGGCGCCCGCATCGCCGACCCGGAATTCGTCCAGTTCCACCCCACCGCCTTTGACATCGGCGAGGACCCCGCCCCGCTCGCCACCGAAGCCCTGCGCGGCGACGGCGCGGTGCTGATCAACGCCGCTGGCGAGCGCTTCATGCTGGCCGAGCACCCGGATGCCGAGCTTGCCCCCCGCGACATCGTTGCCCGCGCAATTTTTGCCGAAACACAAGGCGGCCGCCGCCCGATGCTGGACACACGCGCCGCATTGGGCGCCGAGGTCCTGACCCGCTTTCCCACCGTTGCCGAAACCTGCGCCCGCGCAGGCATCGACCCGGTCAGGGACCCGATCCCCGTTGCCGTTGCCGCGCATTACCACATGGGCGGAGTCGAGGCCGACATGCAGGGCCGCACCAGCCTGGCGCGTCTCTGGGTCTGCGGCGAGGCCTCCTCCACCGGTCTCCACGGCGCCAACCGGCTGGCCTCCAACGGCCTGTTGGAAGCGCTGGTCTATGCCCGCAACGCCGCACAGGACATGGCGTCCCTGGATAGCCCCGCTGCCGCAGAAGAGGTCCACCCCGGCTTCCCGGCAGGCGGACAGGATCTGGGCACGGCCGCGCTGAAAGACTTGCGCGACACCATGACCGCCCACGCCGGCGTGCGCCGCACCGCCAAGGGCCTGAAACAGGCGCTCACCGCCATTGCCCGGCTCGAAGCGGCGCAGGCGGCGGACGAGAACTTCGCCAACATGTGCGCCACCGCCACGCTGATCGCCGCCGCCGCCCTCCAGCGCGAGGAAAGCCGCGGCGGCCATTTCCGCGACGATTTCCCCGAGGCCGACCCTGCGCAGGCCCGCCGCACCCGCATCACCCTGGACCAGGCCCTGGCGATCCGCGCCAAGGTTCAAGAGGAGCTGACATGA
- the nadC gene encoding carboxylating nicotinate-nucleotide diphosphorylase, which produces MSTHFATLPDLILEPMVRAALMEDLGQNGDITTRAVIPASAAYSARLNAREDGVVSGMQIARIAFHLVDAGLKVKTLLPDGSPCKTGDTLMTIEGSAASILSGERVALNFAGRLTGIATLTAAFAAETKGTATRITCTRKTTPGLRIAEKQAVLHGGGYNHRFGLSDAILIKDNHIAAAGGVKAVLDAAKASVSHMMKVEIEVDTLDQLAEVIATGGADVVLLDNMDTPTLIKAVEMARGHVATEASGNMRLERIAEVAATGVDYISSGALTHSARTLDLGLDF; this is translated from the coding sequence ATGAGCACCCATTTCGCCACCCTGCCCGACCTGATCCTGGAACCGATGGTGCGTGCCGCACTGATGGAAGACCTGGGACAGAACGGCGACATCACCACCCGCGCGGTGATCCCGGCTTCGGCCGCCTACTCTGCCCGGCTGAACGCCCGCGAGGACGGCGTGGTCTCCGGCATGCAGATCGCCCGCATCGCCTTTCATCTGGTGGATGCCGGCCTGAAGGTGAAAACCCTGCTCCCCGATGGCAGCCCTTGCAAGACGGGCGACACGCTGATGACCATCGAAGGCTCCGCCGCCTCGATCCTGTCGGGCGAACGCGTGGCGCTGAATTTTGCGGGCCGCCTCACCGGCATCGCCACCCTGACCGCCGCCTTTGCCGCGGAAACCAAGGGCACCGCGACCCGCATCACCTGCACCCGCAAGACCACCCCGGGCCTGCGCATTGCCGAGAAACAGGCGGTGCTGCACGGCGGCGGCTACAATCACCGTTTCGGCCTGTCGGATGCGATCCTGATCAAGGACAACCACATCGCAGCGGCCGGTGGCGTCAAAGCGGTGCTGGACGCCGCCAAGGCCAGCGTCAGCCACATGATGAAGGTGGAAATCGAAGTCGACACCCTGGACCAGCTGGCCGAGGTCATTGCCACCGGCGGCGCCGATGTTGTTCTGCTTGACAACATGGACACCCCCACGCTGATCAAGGCGGTGGAGATGGCCAGGGGCCATGTGGCGACCGAAGCCTCCGGCAACATGCGGCTGGAGCGCATTGCCGAAGTGGCCGCGACCGGGGTTGATTACATCTCCTCCGGAGCGCTCACCCATTCGGCGCGCACTCTGGATCTGGGCCTCGATTTCTGA